The stretch of DNA tcatttttttttctcaaaacttaTGTGACAAGCGATTTAGGAACGTTCCATCAAAAATTGTATTATGTTATTCTCAGAGCTAGGCCCATATGGGCTGCAGTGCGCAGGAGGTGTTAGTCTCCGGACTCTCTCTCTGAGCTGCTGAGAGAGACTCATTCAGTTCTGTATggctaaaaatttttaaggaaatcaCTTAAACCAGCAACACCCAACATGTAGTCTTATGTACAAGGTAAATTATGATAAATTCAATCACCCAGTGTATCTACAAAGTATCTTATGTTAACCCTTTCTCACTCTAATTTGCACAATTGGGgcatttctattatttttctaactcTCTTTGGacaaaagagttaaaaaaaactaagttTTACAATAACTGATTCAACACGTGGCTTCACATGGGCTGTCCCGTGGTGCATCGTGTATTGGATGAATCTGCGCATAATGACCTTGAAATTCTCCCGTCACTCCTATTACCTATGTTTCTTTAATagtgaaaagatttttttttacaattagtgaatttcaagaatatagagaaaatattcagagctttttatgtgttaaaaatttataaggaaaaaacaatatgcaatgaaattaagtcaaaatgcatttattgTTGTTACTGCATTTTATGTGTTCTTATTTGTTTTACAAGTTATCTTAGGAAATTCACAAACGAGTATAAAAagtttgaagtaaaaaaaaagattaaaatttggtatgccacgagtgtggtataccaactaattgaaagttttgaaataTGTGAATCATTTGAGGGGGTGGGCCTTGCTCTTCCGCTAAACATGTGCATACCACGTGGTTTTCCACGTGGAAAGCCATGTGGTGCATCGTTTACTGGCTGAATCTGCGCATATGATCTTCAAAGTCCTACATCAAGTAGAATCATCTTTATAGCTATTTTGGAATAGATGGCAGTGAAACTGTCAATTTCCGCGAGTGGCCATTCGCATTCGACTaatacgaataatttttttctgtgttgtgtgtgagaaTAGTGGTACCTATATCTCAGCTTTGAGGTGATAGTTGGGGTTTCACCCACCCACCACCCATTCTTGATCTCAATCTTGAATACGAAAatcttattgacttttttgtatttccgGTTCCAGAGCGTtagattttagttttttttttatttgccaaaGAAGAAACTCCATATTTCTGGAAACATTAGGTGAAATTCTCTAGTCAGACAGTCTaagtaagttttcttaagaataagtaagttttcttaagaaaaagttaagcaaacttaagaaatcttaagtgtTCTTAAGTAATCTCAAgttcttcttaagaaaactttagaaatcttaagaatttttaagaaaacatcaaattgtctgactagtgaatttgacctacatacatatactgtGGAGAAATGTTAggatacaaaaattttccatatcaTTGATTCTATTTCATCTCAGTGATCCTAATACACCCCATTTCACGATAGCTAATATTTATCTCCATTTACCCCCCTTTAATGCACGTCCATTAAATCTATGTACGTtctatcatttatttttcacactaAAATTTGCGCAAAGTACAATAAATTCCCTCAAAGTGTAGCCAGTGTAGCGCAGTGacattttaattcataatcAATAATGCTGTCCATCATAAACTCATAATTTTCCCGGGACTCGAGGTTGTACAGTGCATGTGCAGTGAATGCAATTGCGCAtctcaatttatgttttcttgcATGCGTCCACAACCACCCATCACTTCACTGCAAAAACCTCATTCCAATCTGCCCAAAATTTCGCACTGACATCTGATGGCAAATTCACCGCAATGAAATGTCCTTAGTTATATCGAGTTATGTTTTGTATGTCCTATCATTCGTCTTGAAATGTCTCGGGACAATtggaaaagactttttttgagaatatctgagaataatttaatttttattaaagaatagtcctttttataatttttgattattttactTCAATTGTTTGATacaggaaattcattttacatACTAAATTTTATGTACAGTGTATTAGATGCATTAGATGTATTCTTCTATCCTAAATTCGTCTAAATCCCTTTAGACATTAAACGATTTACAAGTAATATTATCCAAAAATGAACGAGCTTGCGTAGAGCAACATAACTTTATCTAAAGCACATATGCACATATCTATACAAATAGTATATACTTTGTTGGCAAATATTacggtataaaataaataaaaaataaatattttggcacTACGTCCCATattaggaacagggccggccgccctatTATGTTGTTGTTccccttgcggagaagtagtgggcggcttgcgagatactaccacgtgtgggccattttacggataggagtatatcaatctcctgatccaaccggtcaacgtgatctaattgcacgttggcggatggggtgCGTTTGCCGGGtcctgtattcgaaccggcgacctttggatgcgcactcaaaCGCTCTATCCAttgcaccccaggcccacaAATATTACGGTATAATTCGCATAATTTGTTGCTAAGAAATAGTATAACAGAGTATTTAATCTCTGTTTAGAAAAAACAACCAAGTAgggataaaatttttatcgatATCATTCAGGGCGACcgaaacttattttttttttatattcatgaTGAGAAGTTCTACTTACCTCCTAGCAAATGACAATAATGAGGTCATCTTAAAAATAagataaagagaaataattttcagctCTCCAAAACAAATTCATGATGAAAATTCCACCATCCAATAATGccaaaaatctcataaaactTTCTCAACCTTGTAagccataaaattttaatgaatcaaAGCATAACATTTTCgttattattctttatttaatactTAAAAATCTCCGATAATATTCTATTAGAGTCTGTCCCTTTGACAAAGATTAAAATTGTAAGCAAAACTAttaagaatttcattgaagaattaaaacaGAAAAGTTGTAAAAGTTGTATATAATACAGATATGTAATATGTACAACTTAATGCTCTGtgacaattaataaaaaaaaatcatacacaTGAGGTGACGtacttgagatttcttttaaccaTAACATACGATCGTCATAAACTCTAAATTCCAGCTACATACACGATAAGTTGTCTCGTTCAATGAATATCTCCTCAGTTGATCCAAATTTGAATCATTCTACTTTTAGTGTTCGAAGAGTAAAGTTCGGTGAGCAAGTGCTGAGTCGTTCTACTATCTTGGTGTGTAAAATCTTCAACTTCGCTGCAAAAAAACGTGTGATAATAGCCGTGATAAATTTACGTAATAAATCTTGAAAGTTATCGGAGGTGTGATAAGAGCTACgaaacacaaaataaaataattaattcagtaGCAATGGATCAGCAGAGTGTTGATGTTGAAGAAATTGTCGTTGATCTTCCTAATTTGGGGAGTTTGAGAGGAACTCAGGGAGTAACTGCTCGGACAAGGAGGaagttttttcaatttttgggaGTAAAATACGCTGAGGCACCTGTTGGAGAGCTGAGATTCAAGAAACCTGTACACATTGCTCCTTGGACGGGTATTAAGGATGCCACGGAGTATGGAGCAGCATTTCCAAGCATTTCAAACTACGAGAGTATTCCTGATGAGGATAAATTTAATCCTGAACTTGAGGATTGCCTGAGTCTCTGTGTATACTCAGCAGATCTTACAGGAAAGCTCCCTGTAATGGTTTACATTCATGGTGGAAGTTTTAATGAAGGAAATTCAACTCATCATCCACCAAATTATCTCTTGGAAAAGGATATTGTGTTGGTTGTGCCTCAATATCGTCTTGGTCCCATTGGTTTTATGTCCCTAATGACTCAAGAAATTCCTGGAAATGCGGGTATCTTAGATATTTTACTAGCCCTTGAATGGGTACacaatcaaattgaattcttcGGTGGAGATCCTGAAAATGTATCGGCTTTTGGCCAATCGGCAGGAGCTGTAATTATTTCCCATCTCACCTTAAGTCCTCTAGTTAATGAGAATCTCTTTCAACGTGTTATCCTTCAGTCAGGTAGCTCTTTCACACCTTGGGCTACTCATGCTGATGCTGTGGGTGATGCCAGGAAAGCTGCAATTGCATCAGGAAGGTGCACAGAAGACTCTACAATTGAGGAATTTGAACAATGTCTCCTAGAAATGGATGTAAAGTCCCTCTATAAGTATTCAAATGGACTGAGAACTAGACCTGTTCTAGGAGGTCCTTCAGGTGTACTACCCGAAACACCTGATGAGGTTTTCCTTCAAAGTTTAAATCGAAAAGATCTTTCAGTTATGTTGGGAGTGACAAAGAACGATGGAGGATTCCAATTGATGCAATTCTTCGATATTATTGAAGGAACTATTGGATTTTCAGACACAAACTACAATTCCTTCAAATTGCTTCATCTTTTTCTTCAGAAAACCAGAATGATAGATGTTTCAGGGACACTCGCTGGGTTTATTAGCTTAAATCTCTGGGAACCAGATGTTGTAGCCAGGGGGAATTTTTCGGAAATGCTTCCGGGATTCTATGATACAGTAAATACATTTGTGATCAAAGCTCCTGTGTGGAAGTATGCGAAAATGAATGCTTCAGTTAATCCTAAGAATACTTGGCTCTACACCTTTGACTACGAAGGTGAGCACACGAGGCATGGCTACGGTGAGGATACGTCCAAGTATCCCTTTGAAGGTGGAGTAGCGCACTCAGATGACAACATTTATCTCTTCCCCTGGCCCAAAGAGGTAGCAAATCTCAATGAAGAGGATACTAAATTTTCACAGACAGTAGTGGATCTTTGGACATCATTCGCAACAAATGGTGTGCCATCTAGTCCAGAAATTCCTGAATGGCTTCCAATGGAAAGTAAGTATTCATTTCCAAAAGTAATAATATTGATAActcatttaataaaacattaaataattttattattttcactcCAAAGACTTTAATAGTgcgaaaatttttgttttatttcacatttcattaaattaatttctgtacACACTGTATGCAATAGGAATGAAGCCATTCTTTTCAGTAAACTTTTGCTGATAAAGCTGAGTCcaagcaaaattaatttaattatttttaagcttCAGACCTTCAAGATTTTCTCTTAAGATgatttttctatattaaatAATACCTGCAAAAAACACTTACCTAACATTTTTTGTTGcgtttttaatgtttttcttcattttattacttCACACGCTGCATATAGTTTCAATGTCGTCttataaagcaatttttctttgatacaCACCGAGACTAGTTTTTCTCAGaactaatgaaaatttgttattttatttttaagcacCACCCTATATTGGACGATTTTACCCTATCTTTTAATGCCTTAAAATGCTTGAACTGAATTAGTGaatataaagtaaaaattaattcgttaaaatcaaataagatTATTTTGGTGTTTTTCGTTACCTGTGGTGTgccattgagaattttttcctgAATTGATACAGACCGATTTAGTATTATTtctatgaaaaaattattaatctttaaaaaatactagGTAATCTTAGAAATTATTAGagtgaaaacttttcatttggtcgttaaagggttaaatctgCCATCTGCAGTGCTACTTGTACGCATGTGCGAATTTTAGGGAAATGCAGCCTTTTTTCGAATCTCCAACTAACTTGAAAAGATTCGAAAAATTATACCCTAACTTCGTGCTTTAGTTACCTATATTTTAGCACTTACCTGTTTCGATAAATTTAATCTCAAAGAACGCATTGAATtagaattgatttatttctcaaataaattagtAGGAAGTTCTTGTCTAAATATTACAGTTTTGGCTCGCATTATTACGTCtatcaattttcactttcacacgatatttgtaaaatgaaaatcttcattttaaaCACATAAGCCCTaacggaaaaattaattcattaaatcgAAAACAATTAACGCAAACTACAAAACAACACTTTATCACAAGTTTGTCAcagaatattaaagaaaataattttttacaaactccctaaagatttttttcactacaattctgctcaataaatataatttgatgttaaaaaaaattataatccAATTTCACTGTGCTTCGTTACAGCACCGATTGGACCCTACCTACATCTGAATCATCCCAGCTCCGTTGCTTTTGATTTCCGCGAGGAATTCACAGTGGTGTCAAAGTTAGATAAATCGTCTGAGCTCCAGCAAAGCCAGCAAATCACCCTGGAAGACTGAAAAGCCCGAGAGAAGGAAGTTGCGCCACTTGAGAGATTCCTCATCTAAAATAGGCACgataaggagaaaaaattctttggtgACTCGTACACATTGCATATTGATAAGAAATGGTCAATTGTTATGAGTTTCAATAAATCATTCACGGAGATAAGAGAGCTATTATTGCCGTATAAAATCCCACAAGCTGGGAGACTTTGCATTTAGTTGGTGTTGAGTTTTCCCTCCAAATTGGTCGTGTTTCTGTTGAGGATGGATTGGAAATTGGCGGTTGTGCTGCTTTACCATCTTCTCGCAGTGGCGGAAGCAAAGCCAGCAGCAGCTGAGACACTAACAATTCGCGTGCCAGGAATGGGACCAATTATTGGGTCTGTGACGCAAACAGCATGGACACAATCTACAATTTATCAGTTCTTAGGCATTAATTATGCCGAATCACCAACAGATGAGCTAAGATTTAAGGTAAGTGCCTCAATATGTGGTGgcaaattcttaaaatttaattatttgttgaatttttttccaatttgtgagtagttagacgaaaatgaggaaaaacagAATAATTCACAATTAAGCTGTTGTTCCCGTGCCAGTGAGCACATGAAAATCCCaacaatattttccctttaaatttCTGAAGTAATTTCCCCACattataaatttcatgaaatattgaattgtAATCCCCCAAATGAATTGTTATACCAACCGTTGCATTTGAATATCATTGCAACCTCCGCGGCGGAGCCGCATAATGTTcacacatttttctctctcgcacCCAAGAGGTGATCTCTTTACTGTTACCCTTCCCGAGCTGATTGTGTGAAAAAGAGCTCcaaatttgttaaagaaaaattgtagaattatccaataaaattaactcTGTGATTCAAATAAAGTTGGTGGTGGTGACAAAAAGTGCCGTGTTTCACTGGAAATTGGGATCAAGGATCCAGGAGGATCCTACAAGGAGTTGTGGCTATTTTTCTTCCCCCCCACGTGTGGCAACGTGCGACCTTCTGGGGATTTTCCGTGCTCATCTGGCGACTGGGAAATTTTTTGCTCCTCCCTCACCGGACCCTAATCAATGTATCTTTATACAGGTGAGACGTTACCTGGAGCTACGCATTGAGGGTGAagattcttattcttttcttctatattCTCATACAAAGGTGAGCTAAGGGAGTTTGTGCCGAGGGAATCTATGCTGAGTATTAATTCATTTGTCCACTGCTCTACCACATATACTCATTAGGTAACCCACCTACATTTTTGCTCCTCCCTCACCGGACCCTAATCAATGTATCTTTATACAGGTGAGACGTTACCTGGAGCTACGCATTGAGGGTGAagattcttattcttttcttctatattCTCATACAAAGGTGAGCTAAGGGAGTTTGTGCCGAGGGAATCTATGCTGAGTATTAATTCATTTGTCCACTGCTCTACCACATATACTCATTAGGTAACCCACCTACATTTTTGGTCGTC from Lutzomyia longipalpis isolate SR_M1_2022 chromosome 4, ASM2433408v1 encodes:
- the LOC129794451 gene encoding uncharacterized protein LOC129794451 → MDQQSVDVEEIVVDLPNLGSLRGTQGVTARTRRKFFQFLGVKYAEAPVGELRFKKPVHIAPWTGIKDATEYGAAFPSISNYESIPDEDKFNPELEDCLSLCVYSADLTGKLPVMVYIHGGSFNEGNSTHHPPNYLLEKDIVLVVPQYRLGPIGFMSLMTQEIPGNAGILDILLALEWVHNQIEFFGGDPENVSAFGQSAGAVIISHLTLSPLVNENLFQRVILQSGSSFTPWATHADAVGDARKAAIASGRCTEDSTIEEFEQCLLEMDVKSLYKYSNGLRTRPVLGGPSGVLPETPDEVFLQSLNRKDLSVMLGVTKNDGGFQLMQFFDIIEGTIGFSDTNYNSFKLLHLFLQKTRMIDVSGTLAGFISLNLWEPDVVARGNFSEMLPGFYDTVNTFVIKAPVWKYAKMNASVNPKNTWLYTFDYEGEHTRHGYGEDTSKYPFEGGVAHSDDNIYLFPWPKEVANLNEEDTKFSQTVVDLWTSFATNGVPSSPEIPEWLPMETPIGPYLHLNHPSSVAFDFREEFTVVSKLDKSSELQQSQQITLEDLVLSFPSKLVVFLLRMDWKLAVVLLYHLLAVAEAKPAAAETLTIRVPGMGPIIGSVTQTAWTQSTIYQFLGINYAESPTDELRFKLPVPKAPWTDLRDTTQPPKPCPGLPILLEDPEDIAPDVEDCISLSVYTRNLSVANPVMVYIHGGAFFMGAAYQHPPQYLLEKDIVLVVPQYRLGPFGFLSMKSENLPGNAAIFDVILALKWIQEHIRAFGGDPTRVTLVGQSAGAALVNVLAYSPIVEEHLYQQVILQSGGSMGTWVWDDNPERNTREIAFKAGCNYNSTDAELEDCLIHMDVYRLMFAFSNHVNAGTPNGQNQIGGHRVTIGGPSNFLPANPFDIMSSGGGRRNLRMMAGATKNEGTFSLIGVYDGINSTIGFNNLQFNRFRLIDVVNRFMGISDTTGTLNGFLSKSLWTPSQMNSGEFLDLIDGLVDLCGVSIIKGPVLRAAQGNAFFNPNETWLYSFDYMGEHTRFGYGADTSVYPFEGGVTHSNDNIYLFPWPEDVATLNEEDTQFSMKMVELWTSFVRNGVPSSEGVVEWPPMTNVTGPYLHIDAVSHIGQDYHDEYSVTAREGIPSRLNIV